One window of Burkholderia thailandensis E264 genomic DNA carries:
- the groES gene encoding co-chaperone GroES — MNLRPLHDRVIVKRLDQETKTASGIVIPDAAAEKPDQGEVLAIGPGKRDDKGAPIALDVKVGDRVLFGKYAGQTVKVDGQELLVMREEDIMAVVNAQ; from the coding sequence ATGAACCTTCGTCCGTTGCACGATCGCGTGATCGTCAAGCGCCTGGATCAGGAAACCAAGACTGCGTCGGGCATCGTCATTCCCGATGCAGCTGCGGAAAAGCCGGATCAAGGCGAAGTCCTGGCCATCGGCCCGGGCAAGCGCGATGACAAGGGCGCTCCGATCGCACTCGACGTGAAGGTCGGCGATCGTGTTCTGTTCGGCAAGTATGCTGGCCAAACCGTCAAGGTCGACGGCCAGGAACTGCTCGTAATGCGCGAAGAAGACATCATGGCCGTGGTCAACGCTCAGTAA
- the groL gene encoding chaperonin GroEL (60 kDa chaperone family; promotes refolding of misfolded polypeptides especially under stressful conditions; forms two stacked rings of heptamers to form a barrel-shaped 14mer; ends can be capped by GroES; misfolded proteins enter the barrel where they are refolded when GroES binds) yields the protein MAAKDVVFGDSARAKMVEGVNILANAVKVTLGPKGRNVVLERSFGGPTVTKDGVSVAKEIELKDKLQNMGAQMVKEVASKTSDNAGDGTTTATVLAQSIVREGMKYVASGMNPMDLKRGIDKAVAAAVEELKKISKPCTTNKEIAQVGSISANSDSSIGDRIAEAMDKVGKEGVITVEDGKSLADELDVVEGMQFDRGYLSPYFINNPDKQVAVLENPFVLLHDKKVSNIRDLLPVLEQVAKAGRPLLIIAEDVEGEALATLVVNNIRGILKTVAVKAPGFGDRRKAMLEDIAILTGGQVIAEETGLTLEKATLAELGQAKRIEVGKENTTIIDGAGEAVNIEARVKQIRTQIEEATSDYDREKLQERVAKLAGGVAVIKVGAATEVEMKEKKARVEDALHATRAAVEEGIVPGGGVALIRARTAIAALTGVNADQNAGIKIVLRAMEEPLRQIVTNGGEEASVVVAAVAAGKGNYGYNAATGEYVDMVEAGVVDPTKVTRTALQNAASVAGLLLTTDAAVAELPKEDAPMPGGMPGGMGGMGMDM from the coding sequence ATGGCAGCTAAAGACGTCGTATTCGGCGATTCCGCACGCGCGAAGATGGTCGAAGGCGTGAACATTCTCGCCAACGCTGTGAAGGTCACGCTGGGTCCGAAGGGCCGCAACGTGGTGCTCGAGCGCAGCTTCGGCGGCCCGACGGTCACCAAGGACGGTGTGTCGGTCGCGAAGGAAATCGAGCTGAAGGACAAGCTCCAGAACATGGGTGCGCAAATGGTCAAGGAAGTCGCTTCCAAGACCAGCGACAACGCAGGCGACGGCACGACGACGGCAACCGTCCTCGCGCAATCGATCGTCCGCGAAGGCATGAAGTACGTCGCATCGGGCATGAACCCGATGGACCTGAAGCGCGGCATCGACAAGGCAGTCGCAGCGGCTGTCGAAGAGCTGAAGAAGATCAGCAAGCCGTGCACGACGAACAAGGAAATCGCACAGGTCGGCTCGATCTCGGCGAACAGCGATTCGTCGATCGGCGATCGCATCGCTGAAGCGATGGACAAGGTCGGCAAGGAAGGCGTGATCACCGTCGAAGACGGCAAGTCGCTCGCCGACGAGCTCGACGTCGTCGAAGGCATGCAATTCGACCGCGGCTACCTGTCGCCGTACTTCATCAACAACCCGGACAAGCAAGTCGCCGTCCTCGAGAACCCGTTCGTGCTGCTGCACGACAAGAAGGTGTCGAACATCCGCGATCTGCTGCCGGTGCTCGAGCAAGTCGCGAAGGCTGGCCGTCCGCTGCTCATCATCGCTGAAGACGTCGAAGGCGAAGCGCTCGCGACGCTGGTCGTCAACAACATCCGCGGCATCCTGAAGACCGTTGCGGTCAAGGCGCCGGGCTTCGGCGACCGTCGCAAGGCGATGCTGGAAGACATCGCGATCCTGACGGGCGGCCAAGTCATTGCGGAAGAAACCGGCCTCACGCTCGAGAAGGCAACGCTGGCAGAACTGGGCCAGGCGAAGCGCATCGAAGTGGGCAAGGAAAACACGACGATCATCGACGGCGCTGGCGAAGCCGTGAACATCGAAGCGCGCGTCAAGCAAATCCGCACGCAGATCGAAGAAGCGACGTCGGACTACGACCGTGAAAAGCTGCAAGAGCGCGTGGCCAAGCTGGCCGGCGGTGTTGCAGTGATCAAGGTCGGCGCGGCGACCGAAGTCGAAATGAAGGAAAAGAAGGCACGTGTCGAAGACGCGCTGCACGCAACCCGCGCGGCCGTTGAAGAAGGCATCGTCCCGGGCGGCGGTGTCGCGCTGATCCGCGCACGCACCGCAATCGCTGCACTGACCGGCGTGAACGCCGACCAGAACGCCGGCATCAAGATCGTGCTGCGCGCAATGGAAGAGCCGCTGCGCCAGATCGTCACGAACGGCGGCGAAGAAGCGAGCGTCGTGGTGGCGGCAGTTGCTGCAGGCAAGGGCAACTACGGCTACAACGCGGCGACGGGCGAGTACGTCGACATGGTTGAGGCCGGCGTCGTCGATCCGACGAAGGTCACGCGCACCGCGCTGCAGAACGCGGCTTCGGTCGCAGGCCTGCTGCTGACGACGGACGCAGCCGTCGCCGAACTGCCGAAGGAAGACGCTCCGATGCCGGGCGGCATGCCGGGCGGCATGGGCGGCATGGGCATGGACATGTAA
- the thiD gene encoding hydroxymethylpyrimidine/phosphomethylpyrimidine kinase family protein, which yields MSSNTPPIVLTFGLSDPTGGSGLQADLMTLASMGCHGVSVLTGYTVRDSAACDEVTGLDPDTVAAQARMLLEDMPVAAFKIGAATRAEVVSAIAEVVADYDGVPLVLAPDFTLDDEHVLAADDLRESIADLLAPQTTLLVADHATLIALAQPDGDAEAPNLDAALSHLLGQGCEYILATETGSHRLVNTLYGEEGQIRQDLWERTPHRLMGITDTLGAAIAALLANGQEPPEAVREAQEYLYQAARDAFRPGMGAYLPDRFFWARSNEDESPAPAGIAKRTN from the coding sequence ATGTCCAGCAACACCCCTCCGATCGTCCTCACTTTCGGCCTGTCCGATCCAACGGGCGGCTCCGGCCTGCAGGCCGACCTGATGACTCTGGCGAGCATGGGCTGCCACGGCGTATCCGTGCTGACTGGCTACACGGTGCGCGACTCCGCCGCGTGCGACGAGGTCACCGGCCTAGACCCCGACACCGTCGCCGCTCAGGCGCGCATGCTGCTCGAGGACATGCCCGTCGCGGCGTTCAAGATCGGCGCGGCGACACGGGCGGAAGTCGTGAGCGCGATCGCCGAAGTGGTCGCCGACTACGACGGCGTGCCGCTCGTCCTCGCACCGGACTTCACGCTCGACGACGAGCACGTGCTCGCCGCCGACGACTTGCGCGAATCGATCGCCGACCTGCTCGCGCCGCAAACGACGCTTCTCGTCGCCGACCACGCGACGCTCATCGCACTCGCGCAACCCGACGGCGACGCCGAGGCGCCGAACCTCGACGCCGCGCTGTCGCATCTGCTCGGCCAGGGCTGCGAGTACATTCTGGCGACCGAGACCGGTTCCCACCGGCTCGTCAATACCCTGTACGGCGAGGAAGGCCAGATCAGGCAGGACTTGTGGGAACGCACGCCGCACCGGTTGATGGGCATCACCGACACCCTCGGCGCGGCGATCGCCGCGCTGCTCGCGAATGGCCAGGAACCGCCGGAGGCGGTGCGCGAAGCGCAGGAATATCTGTACCAGGCGGCGCGCGACGCGTTTCGTCCCGGGATGGGCGCTTACCTGCCGGATCGCTTCTTCTGGGCCCGCAGCAACGAAGACGAGTCGCCCGCGCCGGCCGGGATCGCCAAGCGGACGAACTGA
- a CDS encoding rubredoxin, with the protein MEYKSWMCLICGWIYDEEAGLPEEGIAPGTRWEDVPINWTCPECGARKEDFEMVQI; encoded by the coding sequence ATGGAATATAAAAGCTGGATGTGCCTGATCTGCGGCTGGATTTACGACGAAGAAGCTGGGTTGCCGGAGGAGGGCATCGCCCCAGGCACACGCTGGGAAGACGTTCCCATCAATTGGACATGCCCGGAGTGCGGCGCGCGCAAGGAAGATTTCGAGATGGTCCAGATCTGA
- a CDS encoding YqgE/AlgH family protein — MSKSSDRINLTNQFLIAMPNMADPTFSGTVVYLCDHSERGALGLVINRPTDIDLESLFNRIDLKLEIEPLLHIPVYFGGPVQTERGFVLHEPVEGSSYNSSMTVEGGLEMTTSKDVLEAVATGTGPKRFLLTLGHAGWGAGQLEEEISKNGWLTVAADPRIVFDTPAEERFEAALGLLGVSSSMLSGEAGHA; from the coding sequence ATGTCAAAGAGTTCCGATCGCATCAACCTCACCAACCAGTTCCTGATCGCCATGCCGAACATGGCGGATCCGACGTTTTCGGGAACGGTGGTCTATCTTTGCGATCACAGCGAGCGCGGCGCGCTCGGCCTCGTCATCAATCGTCCGACCGACATCGATCTCGAGTCGCTGTTCAATCGCATCGACCTGAAGCTCGAAATCGAGCCGCTGCTGCACATCCCCGTGTACTTCGGCGGCCCGGTGCAGACCGAGCGCGGCTTCGTGCTGCACGAGCCGGTCGAGGGCAGTTCGTACAACTCGTCGATGACGGTCGAAGGCGGGCTCGAGATGACGACGTCGAAGGACGTGCTCGAGGCGGTCGCGACGGGCACGGGTCCGAAGCGCTTCCTGTTGACGCTCGGCCATGCAGGCTGGGGCGCGGGCCAGCTCGAGGAAGAGATTTCGAAGAACGGCTGGCTCACGGTCGCGGCCGATCCGCGGATCGTGTTCGACACGCCCGCCGAGGAGCGCTTCGAAGCGGCGCTCGGGCTGCTCGGCGTGAGTTCGTCGATGCTTTCCGGCGAGGCAGGGCACGCATGA
- the ruvX gene encoding Holliday junction resolvase RuvX gives MSAALSRDATLLAFDYGEKRIGVAIGNLLTRTARALVIVPNLNREHRFKAVGELIAEWKPDALVVGLPLHPDGAPHEMTQRALRFGNQLNGRFNLPVSWVDERYSSVEARAGLRARGDAANRVDAEAARVILQQFLDGLPDQHEFN, from the coding sequence ATGAGCGCGGCGCTTTCGCGCGACGCGACGCTCCTGGCGTTCGATTACGGCGAAAAGCGCATCGGCGTGGCGATCGGCAATCTGCTGACGCGCACGGCCCGTGCGCTCGTCATCGTGCCCAATCTGAATCGCGAGCACCGCTTCAAGGCGGTCGGCGAGCTGATCGCCGAATGGAAGCCGGATGCGCTCGTCGTCGGCCTGCCGCTGCATCCGGACGGCGCGCCGCACGAGATGACGCAGCGGGCGTTGCGCTTCGGCAATCAGCTGAATGGCCGCTTCAACCTGCCGGTGAGCTGGGTCGACGAACGCTACTCGTCGGTCGAGGCGCGCGCCGGCCTGCGCGCGCGCGGCGACGCCGCGAATCGCGTCGACGCCGAAGCCGCCCGCGTCATTCTTCAACAATTCCTCGACGGATTGCCCGATCAACATGAGTTCAATTGA
- the pyrR gene encoding bifunctional pyr operon transcriptional regulator/uracil phosphoribosyltransferase PyrR → MSSIDAEALYRVLLDQIRGAYGGTAFADAGGPVLAGIHSGGAWLAERLARDLGAPEFGVVNVALHRDDYAKKGLHSQASPTSLPFEVEGRRIVLVDDVLYTGRTVRAALNELYDYGRPAAVELAVLADRGGRELPVAARFVGGTLAVDADATLVLERADAGRFTLRTEARAG, encoded by the coding sequence ATGAGTTCAATTGACGCCGAGGCGCTTTATCGCGTCCTGCTCGACCAGATTCGCGGCGCCTATGGCGGCACCGCGTTCGCCGATGCCGGCGGCCCCGTGCTCGCCGGCATCCACAGTGGCGGCGCGTGGCTCGCCGAGCGCCTCGCGCGCGACCTCGGCGCGCCGGAATTCGGCGTCGTCAACGTCGCGCTGCATCGCGACGATTACGCGAAGAAGGGGCTGCACAGCCAGGCGAGCCCGACGTCGCTGCCGTTCGAGGTCGAAGGGCGGCGCATCGTGCTCGTCGACGACGTGCTGTACACCGGGCGCACGGTGCGCGCGGCGCTCAACGAGCTGTACGACTACGGGCGGCCGGCGGCCGTGGAGCTCGCGGTGCTCGCCGATCGCGGCGGGCGCGAGCTGCCGGTCGCGGCGCGCTTCGTGGGCGGCACGCTCGCCGTCGACGCCGACGCGACGCTCGTGCTCGAGCGCGCGGACGCGGGACGATTCACGCTTCGCACCGAGGCGCGCGCCGGCTGA
- a CDS encoding aspartate carbamoyltransferase catalytic subunit — MTTDTSGRTGAPAAAAPAERFRYGFLKGNPQLTKNGELKHLLTIEGLPRAILNQILDTAEQFVSVTDREVKKVPLLRGKSVFNLFFENSTRTRTTFEIAAKRLSADVINLNINASSTSKGESLLDTINNLSAMHADLFVVRHASSGAPYLIAEHCAPHVHVINAGDGRHAHPTQGLLDMYTIRHYKRDFTKLRVAIVGDILHSRVARSDIHALTTLGVPEVRAIGPRTLLPGGLEQMGVRVFHNLDEGLKDVDVIIMLRLQNERMSGALLPSAQEYFKSWGLTPERLALAAPDAIVMHPGPMNRGVEIDSQVADGPQSVILNQVTFGIAVRMAVMGIVAGTND, encoded by the coding sequence ATGACGACCGACACCTCCGGCCGCACCGGCGCTCCCGCCGCGGCCGCGCCCGCCGAGCGCTTTCGCTACGGCTTCCTGAAGGGCAACCCGCAGCTCACGAAGAACGGCGAGCTCAAGCATCTGTTGACGATCGAAGGGCTGCCGCGCGCAATCCTCAACCAGATTCTCGACACCGCCGAGCAGTTCGTCAGCGTGACCGACCGCGAAGTGAAGAAGGTGCCGCTCCTGCGCGGCAAATCGGTGTTCAACCTGTTCTTCGAGAATTCGACGCGCACGCGCACGACGTTCGAGATCGCCGCGAAGCGGCTGTCCGCCGACGTGATCAACCTGAACATCAACGCGTCGTCGACGAGCAAGGGCGAGTCGCTCCTCGACACGATCAACAACCTGTCGGCGATGCACGCCGATCTCTTCGTCGTGCGCCACGCATCGAGCGGCGCGCCGTACCTGATCGCCGAGCACTGCGCGCCGCACGTGCACGTGATCAACGCGGGCGACGGCCGTCATGCGCACCCGACGCAGGGCCTCCTCGACATGTACACGATTCGCCACTACAAGCGCGACTTCACGAAGCTGCGCGTGGCGATCGTCGGCGATATTCTCCATTCGCGCGTCGCGCGCTCGGACATTCACGCGCTGACGACGCTCGGCGTGCCCGAGGTGCGCGCGATCGGCCCGCGCACGCTGCTGCCGGGCGGGCTCGAGCAGATGGGCGTGCGCGTGTTCCACAACCTCGACGAAGGCCTGAAGGACGTCGACGTGATCATCATGCTGCGTCTGCAGAACGAGCGGATGAGCGGCGCGCTCTTGCCGTCCGCGCAGGAGTACTTCAAGAGCTGGGGCTTGACGCCCGAGCGTCTCGCGCTCGCCGCGCCCGACGCGATCGTGATGCACCCCGGGCCGATGAACCGCGGCGTCGAGATCGATTCGCAAGTGGCCGACGGCCCGCAATCGGTGATCCTGAACCAGGTGACGTTCGGCATTGCGGTGCGCATGGCCGTGATGGGGATCGTCGCGGGCACGAACGACTGA
- a CDS encoding dihydroorotase, whose product MKIHIKGGTLIDPAAGTQRQADVFVAAGKVAAIGAAPADFNAAKTIDATGMIVAPGFVDLSARLREPGYEHKATLESEMAAAVAGGVTSLVCPPDTDPVLDEPGLVEMLKFRARNRNQAHVYPLGALTVGLKGQVITEMVELTEAGCIGFTQANVPVTDTQVLLRALQYASTYGYTVWLRPLDAFLAKGGVAASGPVASRLGLSGVPVAAETIALHTLFELMRVTGARVHVARLSSAAGVALVRAAKAEGLPVTCDVGANHLHLIDVDIGYFDAQFRLDPPLRAERDREAIRAALADGTIDAICSDHTPVDDDEKLLPFAEATPGATGLELLLSLTVKWAREAGVPLARALATITSAPADVLKLPAGRVGEGAPADLCVFDPNAHWRVEPRALKSQGHNTPFLGYELPAQVRATLVAGQVAFERR is encoded by the coding sequence ATGAAGATTCATATCAAAGGCGGCACGCTCATCGATCCGGCGGCCGGCACGCAGCGGCAGGCCGACGTGTTCGTCGCGGCCGGGAAGGTGGCCGCGATCGGCGCGGCTCCGGCCGATTTCAACGCGGCGAAGACGATCGACGCGACCGGGATGATCGTCGCGCCGGGCTTCGTCGACTTGTCGGCGCGGCTGCGCGAGCCCGGCTACGAGCACAAGGCGACGCTCGAATCCGAGATGGCCGCGGCGGTCGCGGGCGGCGTGACGAGCCTCGTGTGCCCGCCCGACACCGATCCGGTGCTCGACGAGCCGGGCCTCGTCGAGATGCTGAAGTTTCGCGCGCGCAACCGGAATCAGGCGCACGTGTATCCGCTCGGCGCGCTGACGGTCGGCCTGAAAGGGCAGGTCATCACCGAGATGGTCGAACTGACCGAGGCGGGCTGCATCGGCTTCACGCAGGCGAACGTGCCCGTCACCGACACGCAGGTGCTGCTGCGCGCGCTGCAGTACGCGAGCACCTACGGCTACACGGTGTGGCTGCGCCCCCTCGACGCGTTTCTCGCGAAGGGCGGTGTCGCGGCGAGCGGGCCCGTCGCGTCGCGGCTCGGCCTGTCAGGCGTGCCGGTCGCGGCCGAGACAATCGCGCTGCACACGCTCTTCGAGCTGATGCGCGTGACGGGCGCGCGCGTGCATGTGGCGCGGCTGTCGTCCGCCGCGGGCGTCGCGCTCGTGCGCGCGGCGAAGGCCGAGGGCCTGCCCGTGACCTGTGACGTCGGCGCGAATCACCTGCACCTGATCGACGTCGACATCGGCTACTTCGACGCGCAGTTCCGGCTCGATCCGCCGCTGCGCGCCGAGCGCGACCGCGAAGCGATTCGCGCCGCGCTCGCCGACGGCACGATCGACGCGATCTGCTCGGACCACACGCCCGTCGACGACGACGAGAAACTGCTGCCGTTCGCCGAGGCGACGCCTGGCGCGACGGGCCTCGAGCTGCTGCTGTCGCTGACCGTGAAGTGGGCGCGGGAGGCGGGCGTGCCGCTGGCGCGCGCACTCGCAACGATCACCTCGGCGCCCGCCGACGTGCTGAAGCTGCCCGCCGGCCGCGTCGGCGAGGGCGCACCGGCCGACCTGTGCGTGTTCGATCCGAATGCGCACTGGCGGGTCGAGCCCCGCGCGCTGAAGAGCCAGGGCCACAACACGCCGTTCCTCGGCTACGAGCTGCCCGCGCAGGTGCGCGCGACGCTCGTCGCGGGGCAGGTCGCGTTCGAGCGCCGCTGA
- a CDS encoding lysophospholipid acyltransferase family protein, whose protein sequence is MRALRKARLVLHLLRGMALVALLFERVAPERRQEITRRWTLKMLQLCGMRLVVHNDAARLDARALVVGNHVSWLDIYVINAWRPTPFVSKAEVRAWPVVGWLAERLGTVFIQREKRSEAKRIMHELSERLGNGELMCVFPEGTTSDGLGLLPFHSNMFQAVVSAGCSVQPICLMYEDARGRQSVAPAYVGDLPLGKSLDMVLANGPLTAHLYVGEPIAATGDRREMAARARAAVADALAHMQRNVERPLDADLARLAAVAYSTPEAPAGEPEAVGEPEVGVDAISRREG, encoded by the coding sequence ATGAGAGCCCTACGCAAGGCGCGCCTCGTCCTGCATCTGCTGCGCGGGATGGCGCTTGTCGCGCTGCTCTTCGAGCGTGTGGCGCCCGAGCGCCGCCAGGAGATCACGCGGCGCTGGACGTTGAAGATGCTGCAGCTCTGCGGGATGCGACTCGTCGTGCACAACGATGCGGCGCGGCTCGATGCACGCGCGCTCGTTGTCGGCAATCACGTGTCGTGGCTCGACATCTACGTGATCAACGCGTGGCGGCCGACGCCGTTCGTGTCGAAGGCCGAGGTGCGCGCGTGGCCCGTCGTCGGCTGGCTGGCGGAGCGCCTCGGCACCGTGTTCATCCAGCGCGAGAAGCGCAGCGAGGCGAAGCGGATCATGCACGAGCTGTCCGAGCGTCTCGGCAACGGCGAGCTGATGTGCGTGTTTCCGGAGGGCACGACATCCGACGGCCTCGGGCTGCTGCCGTTTCATTCGAACATGTTCCAGGCGGTGGTGTCGGCGGGCTGCTCGGTGCAGCCGATCTGCCTGATGTACGAGGACGCGCGCGGGCGACAGTCGGTCGCGCCCGCCTATGTCGGCGATCTGCCGCTCGGCAAGTCGCTCGACATGGTATTGGCGAACGGGCCGCTCACCGCGCACCTGTATGTAGGCGAGCCGATCGCCGCGACGGGTGACCGGCGCGAGATGGCCGCGCGCGCGCGCGCCGCGGTTGCGGATGCGCTCGCGCACATGCAGCGGAACGTCGAGCGCCCGCTCGACGCGGATCTCGCGCGGCTCGCGGCCGTCGCGTACTCGACGCCCGAGGCGCCGGCGGGCGAACCCGAAGCCGTGGGCGAGCCCGAAGTCGGCGTCGACGCGATTTCGCGCCGCGAAGGGTAG
- a CDS encoding symmetrical bis(5'-nucleosyl)-tetraphosphatase has translation MTNFSSSPPIAFGDLQGCHAAYRQLFAQLSPAADTPLWFAGDLVNRGPASLATLREIVGLGERAVAVLGNHDLHLLAVAAGIRTLKPGDTIGEILDAPDADDLIEWVRHRPFAHFERGMLMVHAGLLPQWDAALALELADELQRALRAPNWRDTLRGLYGNDPNCWSPDLKKADRLRVAFNAFTRIRFCTPEGAMEFRANGGPASAPAGYLPWFDAPSRKTADVTVVFGHWAALGLMLRENLVALDSGCVWGNRLSAVRLADDPAAREVAQVACERCGAAEE, from the coding sequence ATGACAAATTTCTCCAGCAGCCCGCCGATCGCTTTCGGCGACCTCCAAGGCTGCCACGCCGCGTATCGGCAGCTCTTCGCCCAGCTCTCGCCGGCGGCCGACACCCCGCTCTGGTTCGCGGGCGACCTCGTCAACCGGGGCCCCGCGTCGCTCGCGACGCTGCGCGAGATCGTCGGGCTCGGCGAACGCGCGGTCGCCGTGCTCGGCAATCACGATCTGCACCTGCTCGCGGTCGCGGCCGGGATTCGCACACTGAAGCCGGGCGACACGATCGGCGAGATCCTCGACGCGCCCGACGCCGACGATCTGATCGAGTGGGTGCGCCACCGGCCGTTCGCGCACTTCGAGCGCGGCATGCTGATGGTGCACGCGGGCCTGCTGCCGCAATGGGACGCGGCGCTCGCGCTCGAGCTCGCCGACGAATTGCAGCGCGCGCTGCGCGCGCCGAACTGGCGCGACACGTTGCGCGGCCTGTACGGCAACGACCCCAATTGCTGGAGCCCTGATCTGAAGAAAGCGGACCGGCTGAGGGTCGCGTTCAACGCGTTCACGCGCATTCGCTTCTGCACGCCGGAAGGCGCAATGGAATTTCGGGCGAACGGCGGTCCGGCGTCCGCGCCTGCCGGCTACCTGCCGTGGTTCGACGCGCCCAGCCGAAAAACCGCTGACGTGACGGTCGTGTTCGGTCACTGGGCCGCGTTGGGGCTGATGCTGCGCGAGAACCTGGTCGCGCTGGATTCGGGATGCGTATGGGGCAATCGGCTGTCGGCCGTGCGGCTCGCCGACGATCCGGCCGCGCGCGAAGTCGCGCAGGTCGCATGCGAGCGCTGCGGGGCGGCGGAAGAATAG
- the rfbB gene encoding dTDP-glucose 4,6-dehydratase has product MILVTGGAGFIGANFVLDWLAQSDEAVLNVDKLTYAGNLGTLKSLQGNPKHVFARVDICDRAAIDALLAQYKPRAILHFAAESHVDRSIHGPADFVQTNVVGTFTLLEAARQYWSALDADAKAAFRFLHVSTDEVFGSLSPADPQFSETTPYAPNSPYSATKAGSDHLVRAYHHTYGLPTLTTNCSNNYGPYQFPEKLIPLMIANALGGKPLPVYGDGQNVRDWLYVGDHCSAIREVLARGVPGETYNVGGWNEKKNLDVVHTLCDLLDEARPKAAGSYRDQITYVTDRPGHDRRYAIDARKLERELGWKPAETFETGLAKTVRWYLDSQEWVDEVASGDYRKWVETNYAQRA; this is encoded by the coding sequence ATGATCTTGGTAACGGGCGGCGCCGGTTTCATCGGCGCCAACTTCGTGCTTGACTGGCTGGCTCAATCCGACGAGGCGGTGCTGAACGTCGACAAGCTGACGTACGCGGGCAACCTCGGCACGTTGAAGTCGTTGCAGGGGAATCCGAAGCACGTGTTCGCGCGCGTAGACATCTGCGACCGCGCCGCAATCGACGCGCTGTTGGCGCAGTACAAGCCGCGCGCGATCCTGCACTTTGCCGCCGAGAGCCATGTGGACCGGTCGATTCACGGTCCGGCCGATTTCGTGCAGACGAACGTCGTCGGCACCTTCACGCTGCTCGAAGCCGCGCGCCAATACTGGAGCGCGCTCGACGCCGACGCGAAGGCGGCGTTCCGCTTCCTGCACGTGTCGACGGACGAGGTGTTCGGCTCGCTGTCGCCCGCCGATCCGCAGTTCTCCGAGACCACGCCGTACGCGCCGAACAGCCCGTACTCGGCGACGAAGGCGGGCTCCGACCATCTCGTGCGCGCGTATCACCACACGTACGGGCTGCCCACGCTCACGACGAACTGCTCGAACAACTACGGCCCGTATCAGTTCCCCGAGAAGCTGATTCCGCTGATGATTGCAAACGCGCTCGGCGGCAAGCCGCTGCCCGTTTACGGCGACGGCCAGAACGTGCGCGACTGGCTGTACGTCGGCGATCACTGCAGCGCGATTCGCGAGGTGCTCGCGCGCGGCGTGCCGGGCGAGACGTACAACGTCGGCGGCTGGAACGAGAAGAAGAACCTCGACGTCGTGCACACGCTGTGCGATCTGCTCGACGAAGCGCGGCCGAAGGCGGCCGGCTCGTACCGCGATCAGATCACGTATGTGACCGATCGTCCCGGCCACGATCGCCGCTATGCGATCGACGCGCGCAAGCTCGAGCGCGAGCTCGGCTGGAAGCCGGCCGAGACGTTCGAGACCGGCCTCGCGAAGACCGTGCGCTGGTATCTCGACAGCCAGGAGTGGGTCGACGAGGTGGCATCGGGCGATTATCGCAAGTGGGTCGAAACGAACTACGCGCAACGCGCGTAA